From Paramagnetospirillum magnetotacticum MS-1, one genomic window encodes:
- a CDS encoding HD domain-containing phosphohydrolase encodes MAGRMRLGLQFSIVLIIAFVVACLTVTTASSVYFASTTAAHEAARRLFAEITARVADRVSDQMAAVVDLAGLGAALPAASVPIRGDGIAHPLVPFMMRALEQDTDLYSLYVGQADGGFLQAIAVNGDQRILTTFKAPQGTRLILRSVAPDQTGIRREWFTFYTTASAVMGQTRTDNPDYDPRPRSWYKQAIDSPETVLAEPYLLSSLQVLTLGASRATGDKGAVFAVNITLKGLSAFIARQDISPSGGVVLFDDKKNVLAISPSLVSSPPDAVTSLASLPNPLLKALGLATSGEAVRLVDTPVGDALVQITNWRHSGGQSIGIGIVSPFSDFTGPIREMQSRILKAAGLVLLVVVPLSMLFAHNIATAIRQLVSEAVKVRQFDFSGEPPKASFISEFQDLGEAFGLMKGTLANRTDDLATAQKRLERVVDLGIAMSSERDHGVLMEMILMGAKELTNADGGTLYIRDDDNNLRFQIIRNDTLNIRMGGANEAPPSLPPVPMYKDGQENHNNVVSHAVHAQTTVNIPDAYDDTEFDFSGTKAFDERANYKSVSFMTVPLKPRGGDIIGAVQLINSRPHGSTEIVPFSPEIQRFVEALAAQAATALYNRDLLDQQERLMDAMIQIIAGAIDAKSPYTGGHCERVPELSLMLAEEACKVTEGSLADFAFTTPDQWREFKIGAWLHDCGKVTTPEYVVDKATKLETIYNRIHEVRTRFEVLLRDERIRMLEAIVAGTPAAEAEAAFKAAETGLLDDFAFIAECNLGGEFMAPDKVERLRTIATRTWMRHFDDRLGLAHEELRRYEGEPQPLPAMETLLADKPQHVIPRPANSALFDPSYGFKTKIPDNLFNFGEVYNLAIGRGTLSEEERFKINEHIIQTIIMLKRMPFPKHLSRVVEYAGAHHETLIGSGYPKKLAAEDLSIPARITAIADIFEALTASDRPYKKPKTLSECVKILSFFKKDKHVDPDLFDLFLTSGVYKRYAERYLKPEQIDEVDISAYVG; translated from the coding sequence ATGGCTGGCCGGATGCGCCTTGGGCTGCAATTCAGTATCGTGCTGATTATCGCTTTCGTGGTGGCCTGCCTGACGGTAACCACGGCGTCCAGCGTCTATTTCGCCAGCACCACCGCAGCCCACGAAGCGGCACGGAGGCTCTTCGCCGAGATCACCGCCCGCGTCGCCGACCGGGTCAGCGACCAGATGGCGGCCGTGGTGGATCTGGCCGGTCTGGGCGCCGCGTTGCCGGCCGCGTCCGTTCCCATCCGCGGCGACGGCATCGCCCATCCGCTGGTTCCCTTCATGATGCGTGCCCTGGAGCAGGACACGGACCTCTATTCCTTATATGTGGGCCAAGCCGACGGAGGCTTCCTTCAAGCCATCGCCGTGAACGGCGATCAGCGTATTCTGACCACCTTCAAGGCGCCGCAAGGCACCCGGCTGATCCTGCGCAGCGTGGCACCCGACCAGACGGGCATCCGCCGCGAGTGGTTCACCTTCTATACGACCGCCTCCGCCGTCATGGGGCAGACGCGCACCGACAATCCCGATTACGACCCCCGCCCCCGCTCATGGTACAAGCAGGCCATCGACAGCCCTGAAACCGTCCTGGCCGAACCCTATCTGCTGAGTTCGCTGCAGGTTCTGACCCTGGGCGCGTCACGGGCCACCGGCGACAAGGGCGCGGTGTTCGCGGTCAACATCACCCTGAAGGGATTGTCCGCCTTCATCGCCCGCCAAGACATCTCGCCATCGGGCGGCGTCGTTCTGTTCGACGACAAGAAGAACGTCCTGGCCATTTCCCCCTCTCTGGTGAGCAGTCCTCCGGATGCTGTCACCAGCCTGGCGTCTCTGCCCAATCCCCTGTTGAAGGCCCTGGGCCTTGCCACGTCGGGAGAGGCGGTGCGGCTGGTGGATACGCCGGTGGGCGACGCCCTGGTGCAGATCACCAACTGGCGCCACAGCGGCGGCCAGTCCATCGGTATCGGCATCGTGTCGCCCTTCTCCGACTTCACCGGCCCCATCCGCGAGATGCAATCGCGCATCCTCAAGGCGGCGGGCCTGGTTTTGCTGGTGGTCGTGCCGCTGTCCATGCTGTTCGCCCACAACATCGCCACCGCCATCCGCCAGTTGGTCTCCGAAGCCGTCAAAGTGCGTCAGTTCGATTTCTCGGGCGAACCGCCCAAGGCGTCGTTCATCAGTGAGTTCCAGGATCTGGGCGAAGCCTTCGGGCTGATGAAGGGAACCTTGGCCAACCGCACCGATGATCTGGCCACCGCTCAGAAACGGCTGGAACGGGTGGTGGATTTAGGCATCGCCATGTCGTCGGAACGCGATCACGGCGTCTTGATGGAAATGATCCTGATGGGCGCCAAGGAACTGACCAATGCCGATGGCGGCACCCTTTACATCAGGGATGACGACAACAATCTGCGCTTTCAGATCATCCGCAATGACACATTGAACATCCGCATGGGCGGCGCCAACGAGGCACCGCCCTCGCTGCCTCCGGTCCCCATGTACAAGGACGGCCAGGAGAACCACAACAATGTGGTCAGCCATGCGGTGCACGCCCAGACCACCGTCAACATTCCCGACGCCTATGACGACACCGAGTTCGACTTCTCGGGAACCAAGGCCTTCGACGAGCGGGCCAATTACAAGTCGGTCTCCTTCATGACCGTGCCTTTGAAGCCGCGCGGCGGCGACATTATCGGCGCGGTGCAGCTGATCAACTCGCGTCCGCACGGCAGTACCGAGATCGTGCCTTTCTCGCCAGAAATCCAGCGTTTCGTCGAAGCCCTGGCCGCCCAGGCCGCCACCGCGCTTTACAACCGCGACCTGCTGGACCAGCAGGAACGGCTGATGGACGCCATGATCCAGATCATCGCCGGAGCCATCGACGCCAAGAGCCCCTATACCGGCGGCCATTGCGAACGCGTGCCGGAACTGTCGCTGATGCTGGCCGAGGAGGCCTGCAAGGTGACGGAAGGGTCGCTGGCCGACTTCGCCTTCACCACGCCCGACCAGTGGCGCGAGTTCAAGATCGGCGCCTGGCTGCATGATTGCGGCAAGGTCACCACCCCGGAATACGTGGTGGACAAGGCCACCAAGCTGGAAACCATCTATAACCGCATCCACGAAGTGCGCACCCGCTTCGAGGTCCTGTTGCGCGACGAGCGCATCCGCATGCTCGAAGCCATTGTCGCGGGCACCCCGGCAGCCGAGGCCGAGGCCGCGTTCAAGGCGGCCGAAACCGGGCTGTTGGATGATTTCGCCTTCATCGCCGAGTGTAATCTGGGTGGTGAATTCATGGCGCCCGACAAGGTGGAACGCCTGAGAACCATCGCCACGCGGACCTGGATGCGTCATTTCGACGACCGCCTGGGACTGGCCCACGAGGAACTGCGCCGCTATGAGGGCGAGCCGCAACCCCTTCCCGCCATGGAGACCCTGCTGGCCGACAAGCCGCAGCACGTCATCCCCCGCCCGGCCAATTCGGCCCTGTTCGACCCGTCCTACGGCTTCAAGACCAAGATCCCGGACAATCTGTTCAATTTCGGCGAGGTCTACAATCTGGCCATCGGGCGCGGCACGTTGAGCGAGGAAGAGCGCTTCAAGATCAACGAGCACATCATCCAGACCATCATCATGCTCAAGCGCATGCCCTTCCCCAAGCATCTGTCGCGGGTGGTGGAATATGCAGGCGCCCATCACGAGACCCTGATCGGCAGCGGCTATCCCAAGAAACTGGCGGCCGAGGATCTGTCCATCCCGGCCCGCATCACCGCCATCGCCGACATCTTCGAGGCTTTGACCGCCTCGGACCGCCCCTACAAGAAGCCCAAGACCCTGTCGGAATGCGTGAAGATCCTCAGCTTCTTCAAGAAGGACAAGCACGTCGATCCCGACCTGTTCGACCTGTTCCTGACATCGGGCGTCTACAAGCGCTATGCCGAACGCTATCTGAAGCCCGAACAGATCGACGAGGTGGATATCTCCGCCTATGTGGGGTGA
- a CDS encoding ABC transporter permease, translating into MTGMAPVAFSLAKREFTRFIRQPQRVAGTVAQPLLFWLFLGAGFGGSFRPAGMENVTYLEYFYPGVMLMMMLFASIFSSITIIEDRDAGFLQGVLVAPVSRLAIVLGKVLGATSIAMIQTLIFTIAAPFLGLHLGAGALVLLLMGFLLTGIGFSALGFLLAWGMKSTSAFHAVMMVFLMPLWMLSGALFPIGNVPGWMKAVMLANPVSHALVIIRAPFYGGPERLFTDTHYLVSLAVTLAWAGICLGLSMARVNRREKGV; encoded by the coding sequence ATGACCGGCATGGCCCCCGTCGCCTTCTCCCTGGCCAAGCGGGAATTCACCCGCTTCATCCGCCAGCCCCAGCGCGTAGCGGGCACCGTGGCCCAGCCGCTGCTGTTCTGGCTGTTCCTGGGCGCCGGTTTCGGCGGATCGTTCCGGCCCGCGGGCATGGAGAACGTCACCTATCTCGAATATTTCTATCCCGGCGTGATGCTGATGATGATGCTGTTCGCATCCATCTTCTCGTCCATCACCATCATCGAGGACCGCGACGCCGGTTTCCTTCAAGGCGTGCTGGTCGCCCCCGTGTCGCGGCTGGCCATCGTGCTGGGCAAGGTGCTGGGGGCGACCTCCATCGCCATGATCCAGACCCTGATCTTCACCATTGCCGCGCCCTTCCTCGGCCTGCATCTGGGAGCGGGCGCCCTGGTCCTGCTGCTGATGGGCTTCCTGCTGACCGGCATCGGCTTTTCGGCGCTGGGTTTCCTGCTGGCCTGGGGAATGAAGTCCACCTCGGCCTTTCACGCGGTGATGATGGTGTTCCTGATGCCCTTGTGGATGCTGTCGGGGGCCTTGTTCCCCATCGGCAACGTTCCGGGATGGATGAAGGCTGTCATGCTGGCCAATCCGGTCAGCCACGCCCTGGTGATCATCCGCGCGCCCTTCTATGGCGGCCCGGAACGGCTGTTCACGGACACCCATTATCTGGTGTCCCTGGCGGTGACCCTGGCCTGGGCGGGGATCTGCCTGGGCCTGTCCATGGCCCGCGTCAACCGCCGGGAAAAAGGCGTCTGA
- a CDS encoding ABC transporter ATP-binding protein — translation MITIENLSHTYPGARKMPPRTAISDLTLEVADREFVILSGPNGSGKSTLFRILCGMTLPGKGKVVVGGFDLFAQPARVREIMGVVFQSPAVDKHLSVGENLKIHADLYGITGADYIRRRDEGLSWTDLDGRLDQKVATLSGGLARQVELAKVLMTEPKILLLDEPTTGLDPMSRRNFLTALHRLQKERGMTVLMTSHVFSEADDVDRVAIMREGKLLAYDTPAALKAMIGTEMVVVQAKNAEALAERLRAEMGLAVRCIGDEVRLEETENGESLPLLERILDRFRADIGSIAIKQPGLDDVFVHVTSKAVPDHALALELRKAAS, via the coding sequence ATGATCACCATCGAAAATCTCAGCCATACCTATCCGGGCGCGCGCAAGATGCCGCCCCGGACGGCCATCTCGGATCTGACCCTTGAGGTCGCGGACAGGGAATTCGTCATTCTCTCCGGCCCTAACGGCAGCGGCAAATCCACCTTGTTCCGCATCCTGTGCGGCATGACATTGCCGGGCAAGGGCAAGGTCGTCGTCGGTGGCTTCGACCTGTTCGCCCAACCGGCACGGGTGCGCGAAATCATGGGTGTGGTCTTCCAAAGCCCGGCCGTGGACAAGCATCTGTCGGTGGGAGAGAACCTGAAGATCCACGCCGATCTCTATGGGATCACCGGCGCCGACTATATCCGCCGCCGTGACGAGGGCCTAAGCTGGACCGATCTGGATGGCCGCCTGGACCAGAAGGTCGCGACCCTGTCGGGCGGTCTGGCGCGGCAGGTGGAACTGGCCAAGGTTCTGATGACCGAGCCCAAGATCCTTCTGCTGGACGAGCCCACCACCGGACTCGACCCCATGAGCCGCCGCAATTTTCTGACCGCGCTGCACCGCTTGCAGAAAGAGCGGGGCATGACCGTGCTGATGACCAGCCACGTCTTCTCCGAGGCCGACGACGTGGACCGTGTCGCCATCATGCGCGAGGGCAAGCTGCTGGCCTATGACACCCCCGCCGCGCTCAAAGCCATGATCGGCACCGAGATGGTGGTGGTTCAGGCCAAGAACGCCGAAGCCCTGGCCGAGCGTCTGCGCGCCGAGATGGGCCTGGCCGTGCGCTGCATCGGCGACGAAGTGCGGCTGGAGGAGACCGAGAACGGCGAAAGCCTGCCGCTTTTGGAACGTATCCTGGACCGCTTCCGCGCCGATATCGGCTCCATCGCCATCAAGCAGCCCGGCCTGGATGATGTCTTCGTCCATGTCACCAGCAAGGCGGTCCCCGACCATGCCTTGGCTTTGGAATTGCGGAAGGCCGCATCATGA
- a CDS encoding cobyrinate a,c-diamide synthase, translating into MTTRPAPRLLISAAHKSSGKTTVTVGLAAALTARGLAVQTFKKGPDYIDPLWLGAATGRACRNLDFHTQPPGLIRQTFEQDSKGADISLIEGNKGLYDGVDLEGANSSAMLAQWLDAPVVLVVDCQGMTRGIAPLLIGYQAFDPTLKIAGVILNKVSGPRHEKKLRDVVAHYTRIPILGAVHRGPDMEIMERHLGLVPANEAEAAAAAISRLAGAVSAQVDLDALIALAQAASPIESVVTPDKRSADPGPRGNTMAVLATPGSRLGAGMTDVGKVRIGIARDAAFGFYYRDDMESLEAAGAELVFFDATRDPHLPPNLDGLFIGGGFPETQAGALEANTSLRAEIQEKGLAGLPIYAECGGLMFLSRSIIWKGQRREMVGLIPADAVMHKAPQGRGYVRLRETEHFPWPRLEDGPGVLPAHEFHHSRLENMEGTPRFAYQVIRGTGIAEKHDGLIIANTLATYAHMRSVGANPWAPRFVSFVRGVKAGQH; encoded by the coding sequence GTGACCACCCGTCCCGCCCCCCGGCTGCTGATCTCGGCGGCCCACAAATCCTCGGGGAAAACCACGGTGACGGTGGGTCTGGCCGCCGCCCTGACCGCACGCGGGCTGGCGGTGCAGACCTTCAAGAAGGGGCCGGACTATATCGATCCCCTGTGGTTGGGCGCCGCCACCGGGCGGGCGTGCCGCAACCTGGACTTCCACACCCAGCCGCCCGGCCTGATCCGCCAGACCTTCGAGCAGGATTCCAAAGGCGCGGATATCAGTCTGATCGAGGGCAATAAGGGGCTTTATGACGGCGTCGATCTGGAAGGCGCCAATTCCTCGGCCATGCTAGCCCAGTGGCTGGACGCCCCCGTGGTCCTGGTGGTGGATTGCCAGGGCATGACACGGGGCATCGCCCCCCTGCTGATCGGCTATCAGGCCTTCGACCCGACGCTGAAGATCGCAGGCGTCATCCTCAACAAGGTCAGCGGTCCCCGCCACGAAAAGAAACTGCGCGACGTGGTCGCCCACTACACCCGCATTCCCATCCTCGGCGCCGTCCATCGCGGCCCCGACATGGAGATCATGGAGCGACATCTGGGACTGGTCCCCGCCAACGAGGCCGAGGCGGCGGCGGCGGCCATATCGCGGCTGGCGGGCGCGGTCTCGGCCCAGGTGGATCTGGACGCCCTGATCGCCCTGGCCCAGGCGGCATCGCCCATTGAAAGCGTCGTCACCCCGGACAAGCGAAGCGCCGATCCGGGGCCCAGGGGCAACACGATGGCTGTCTTAGCGACTCCTGGATCCCGGCTCGGGGCCGGGATGACGGATGTGGGAAAGGTCCGCATCGGCATCGCCAGGGACGCCGCCTTCGGCTTTTATTACCGCGATGATATGGAGTCCTTGGAGGCGGCGGGCGCCGAACTGGTGTTCTTCGACGCCACTCGCGATCCCCATCTGCCCCCAAATCTGGACGGATTGTTCATCGGCGGCGGATTTCCCGAGACCCAAGCCGGGGCGCTGGAAGCCAACACCAGCTTGCGCGCCGAAATCCAGGAAAAAGGGCTGGCCGGGCTGCCCATCTATGCCGAATGCGGCGGGCTGATGTTTCTGTCGCGCTCCATCATTTGGAAAGGGCAAAGGCGCGAGATGGTCGGGCTGATCCCCGCCGATGCGGTGATGCACAAGGCGCCCCAGGGACGGGGCTATGTGCGTCTTCGCGAAACGGAACACTTCCCCTGGCCCCGTCTGGAAGATGGCCCCGGCGTTCTGCCCGCCCATGAATTCCACCATTCGCGGCTGGAGAATATGGAAGGCACGCCCCGTTTCGCCTATCAGGTCATCCGGGGCACCGGCATCGCCGAAAAACACGACGGGTTGATAATCGCCAACACGCTCGCCACCTATGCTCATATGCGATCGGTCGGCGCCAATCCTTGGGCGCCACGCTTCGTGTCGTTCGTGCGCGGGGTCAAAGCGGGGCAGCATTGA
- a CDS encoding glycosyl transferase family protein, producing the protein MAQEHPFAQYVRILGKGPRLSRPLTFEEARDAFAMVLKGEVEPVQLGAFLCLLRVKTETPEEAAGLAAAIRATITPPANAPKVDLDWSSYAGKTRQLPLYLLAALTLAGHGIRVFMHGSEGHTAGRVWTSEALSALGLAQSTSMAEACARLERGNFAYMTLEHLSPPLHAIMELRHKLGLRSPVHTVARLANPFGAACSLSSVSHPPYAPVHQEALRLLGDQRMAVFKGEGGEAERRPEKECEVLSLVGGQPLSENWPALVDGARPHEEHLNLSRLKALWTGAETDETAAAAITGTMAIALRAMGQAASVDEAEGMAQVLWRERNRAKVPGAA; encoded by the coding sequence GTGGCCCAAGAACATCCCTTCGCCCAATATGTCCGCATTCTCGGCAAGGGGCCGCGCCTGTCGCGCCCGCTCACCTTCGAGGAGGCGCGCGACGCCTTCGCCATGGTGCTGAAGGGCGAGGTGGAGCCGGTGCAACTGGGCGCCTTCCTCTGTCTGCTGCGGGTCAAGACCGAAACGCCGGAGGAGGCCGCCGGACTGGCCGCCGCCATCCGCGCCACCATCACGCCGCCCGCAAACGCGCCGAAGGTCGATCTGGACTGGTCCAGCTATGCGGGCAAGACCCGCCAGCTTCCCCTTTACCTGCTGGCCGCCCTCACCCTGGCCGGTCACGGCATCCGGGTGTTCATGCACGGCTCGGAAGGCCACACCGCCGGGCGGGTCTGGACGTCCGAGGCTTTGAGCGCCCTGGGACTGGCGCAAAGCACCTCCATGGCCGAGGCCTGCGCCCGGCTGGAGCGCGGCAATTTCGCCTATATGACCCTGGAACATCTGTCGCCACCGCTGCACGCCATCATGGAACTGCGCCACAAGCTGGGCCTGCGCTCGCCCGTCCATACCGTGGCGCGGCTGGCCAATCCTTTTGGCGCGGCCTGTTCCCTGTCCAGCGTCTCGCACCCGCCCTATGCCCCGGTTCATCAGGAGGCGCTGCGCCTGCTGGGCGACCAGCGCATGGCGGTGTTCAAGGGCGAAGGCGGCGAGGCCGAACGCCGCCCGGAAAAGGAGTGCGAAGTGCTATCCCTGGTGGGCGGCCAGCCCTTGTCGGAAAACTGGCCCGCCCTGGTGGACGGAGCACGTCCCCATGAAGAGCATCTGAACCTGTCTCGCCTGAAGGCGCTGTGGACCGGGGCCGAGACCGACGAGACGGCAGCCGCCGCCATCACCGGCACCATGGCCATCGCGCTTCGCGCCATGGGCCAGGCCGCCAGCGTGGACGAGGCCGAGGGCATGGCCCAGGTTCTGTGGCGCGAACGCAACAGAGCCAAGGTTCCGGGGGCGGCGTGA
- a CDS encoding class I SAM-dependent methyltransferase, with protein MNLTIEAAFNRAAQSYDGLRRQLVPCFDDFYGATLDLVSEFAPGRARILDLGAGTGLLSALVAERLPDAHLVLTDLAEAMLDKARARFARHSAPVEFRVMSHLDLAEEGGYDVVMSALSIHHLEDDGKQAVYAAMARATRPGGLVVNADQVAGDTPEMEARYWTHWHEAVQRAGIPAEEIAAAIERQTLDRRTPLAPQLDWLRLAGLAQVECRYKNVSFAVMAGIRT; from the coding sequence ATGAATTTGACCATCGAGGCCGCTTTCAACCGCGCCGCTCAGTCCTATGACGGATTGCGCCGCCAATTGGTTCCCTGCTTCGACGATTTCTATGGCGCCACCCTGGATCTGGTGAGCGAGTTTGCGCCAGGGCGGGCGCGCATCCTCGACCTGGGGGCGGGGACGGGGCTGCTGTCGGCCCTGGTGGCCGAGCGTCTGCCCGATGCTCATCTGGTGCTGACCGATCTGGCCGAGGCAATGCTGGACAAGGCGCGGGCGCGTTTCGCCCGGCACTCCGCGCCTGTGGAGTTCCGGGTCATGAGCCATCTGGATCTGGCCGAGGAGGGGGGCTACGACGTGGTGATGTCGGCGCTGTCCATCCATCATTTGGAAGATGACGGCAAGCAGGCGGTCTATGCCGCCATGGCCCGCGCCACCCGTCCCGGCGGCCTTGTGGTCAATGCCGATCAGGTGGCGGGCGATACGCCCGAGATGGAGGCCCGCTACTGGACTCATTGGCACGAGGCGGTTCAGCGGGCCGGGATTCCCGCCGAGGAGATCGCCGCGGCCATCGAGCGCCAGACCCTGGATCGCCGCACGCCGCTGGCGCCGCAACTGGACTGGTTGCGCTTAGCGGGCCTGGCCCAGGTGGAGTGCCGCTACAAGAATGTCAGTTTCGCCGTGATGGCGGGGATCAGGACCTAG